One stretch of Astatotilapia calliptera chromosome 3, fAstCal1.2, whole genome shotgun sequence DNA includes these proteins:
- the LOC113013268 gene encoding programmed cell death 1 ligand 1-like isoform X1, whose amino-acid sequence MSAVTESLCCILLLFFCMFSHQETITADSKQNVNLTCQAPNNTDPIIVVEWSRADLVPEYVFVYRNEKLDLENQHPSFKNRVDLRDRQMKDRDVSLILKNVTINDTGIYECHVFMSATKVRLKTKPICNITLRVVPPGQPGGDTEDGGKEDGSVGLKVGLPLLGVLLIAAAVVVF is encoded by the exons ATGAGTGCAGTGACTGAGTCGCTCTGCTGCattctgctgctttttttctgcatgttttcCC ACCAGGaaaccatcacagctgattctaAGCAGAATGTCAATCTCACATGTCAGGCACCAAATAACACGGACCCCATCATTGTTGtagagtggagcagagctgacctggTACCAGAATATGTTTTTGTGTATCGGAATGAGAAGCTTGATCTGGAAAACCAGCATCCATCCTTTAAGAACCGTGTGGATCTGcgagacagacagatgaaggacagagacgtgtctttgattctaaAGAATGTGACGATTAATGACACTGGAATATACGAGTGTCATGTCTTCATGAGTGCAACAAAAGTTCGTCTGAAGACCAAACCCATCTGCAACATCACCCTGAGAGttgttcctccag gtcagccaggaggagacacagaggatggagggaaggaggatggatcTGTTGGACTGAAAGTTGGCCTGCCACTTTTAGGTGTGCTACttattgctgctgctgttgttgttttttga
- the LOC113013268 gene encoding uncharacterized protein LOC113013268 isoform X2, translating to MSAVTESLCCILLLFFCMFSQWSRADLVPEYVFVYRNEKLDLENQHPSFKNRVDLRDRQMKDRDVSLILKNVTINDTGIYECHVFMSATKVRLKTKPICNITLRVVPPGQPGGDTEDGGKEDGSVGLKVGLPLLGVLLIAAAVVVF from the exons ATGAGTGCAGTGACTGAGTCGCTCTGCTGCattctgctgctttttttctgcatgttttcCC agtggagcagagctgacctggTACCAGAATATGTTTTTGTGTATCGGAATGAGAAGCTTGATCTGGAAAACCAGCATCCATCCTTTAAGAACCGTGTGGATCTGcgagacagacagatgaaggacagagacgtgtctttgattctaaAGAATGTGACGATTAATGACACTGGAATATACGAGTGTCATGTCTTCATGAGTGCAACAAAAGTTCGTCTGAAGACCAAACCCATCTGCAACATCACCCTGAGAGttgttcctccag gtcagccaggaggagacacagaggatggagggaaggaggatggatcTGTTGGACTGAAAGTTGGCCTGCCACTTTTAGGTGTGCTACttattgctgctgctgttgttgttttttga